In Planctomycetota bacterium, the genomic window TCAAGAAAGTCGAATCGGTTTAAGCCGCATTTCCTATCCAATAGAAGATAAGGCGTCCCGACGATTGCGTCGGGACGCCTTTTTTATTCCACCCGTCTTCGTATATTTCAGGGCTGTCATACTTAATTCCATTGTCTTTTTTTCCGCAAGGGGTGGATAAATTTCTGGGGGCTGTAGTACGCCTAACTCCATATTTACAAGGGTGTTATGAACTCTGCAGGCTGTATCTCCTTGTTTTATAAGAAATTGGGGCGATTTTCCACCTCTCTGACCACTACCCCCCCATCCCCACCCTCCCTATGGGGTATTTCTACGGTAGGGAGGGGCGGTCTGTATGGTGGGGATGGTTATTCCGGACGGCAGGGTAGGATGTTCTGTAGGACGGGGTAGAATATTCTGTACGGTTGGGAGGGGTGTTCTGCACGGACGGGTAGTGCCCTCCGTACGGACGGGATGGTTATTCCGCAGGGTGGGGAGCAGTGTTCCGTACGGCAGGGAGTAATCCTCTATTGGGTGGGGATGGATGGTTTATACGGTATGGATATACCCTTCATACGGCAGGTAGGGAGCCTTTGTAGGGAGGGGCGGGGGTTTTAAAAAGTTATAAATAGTCGATTAAACGGCATGATAGCTAATGTTTCGCTCTACTTCTTTTCCGTTCCTCCATTGGGATTTGCCTCGCTTGCTTTCTTTGGAATAGGCGGACCGGTTTTGATACTCTCAAAGAAAAACTCGTCTTCATTTCCATTAGCGGGTTTTATTATTAAAGTTCCATATATGTAGTTGGAACCAGAGGCACGGCCGCGCCAAGTTGACGTGTCACCATTTTTGTTCTTCTGAACGGCTTCCCATTTAGTTTCATTACGATATTTTACATTTGAATAATCTGTCGGAGCGTATCCTTGGGATGCAAACACCTTGGAACTCATCTTAGTTTCTGTAAATGTTAGCTGGTCTTTATATGAATTTTCTGTCGTCCAATGGTGAGCCGCAACACAAACTTTAATTACCCAAACACCATCCGGATATGATTCCCGGACAGGAGGAGTAATCTTTCTCCATTTGTTTTCATTATAGCTCCCACATTCCCACTCAGTCGCCAAAGAATATTCATCAGGCCATCGTGTTACAGGTTTTCCCCCTGTATCTTTTCTCCAAAAACCCAGATGATAACTCCCTATAAATGTCATCTTCCCGTCTTTTCCATAGTCAGCAGGGAAGGCGCAGAATCCGAACTTGTTTAGATTTGTGTAATCTTTACCGTCGTTATCGTAATCCTGCCTGTAAGGAACCCCATTTTCATCCAGAGTTATGGCCATATAATAGTAACCTTGTTTTGGAATCGGTTTCTCTGGCGGCACCCATGAATATGCTTCTCTGAGCGGTGCAAAATCAGCCTGCGCTAATTCGATATCAATATATCCATTCCTTATCGCATAATATCCTGCTACATCCGCCGTCCAAAAGTCTAATTGACCGGTACCGCTACTCGACGTACATCTAAAAGGTAAAACACTAGAAATAAACGCTTGGAATTGTTTCAGCACCGCGGCTTCGTTTCTCTCCAAAGCGGTTGGTGTAAATAACAAGATTACAATTAGCGTAGTTATAATCAATAAAGACAACAGAACCCAAAGCCGTTTTCTCCTCGGCTTAGCCGAAGTCTGTTCTGCTTGTGTATTTTTTTCTGGCAGTTCAGATACCATATTAAACTTGCTTCTTATTCCTCGCTTATTTCGGTAAGGATGCCGTTGGTGAAAACCACCTTAGTCGTTTGATAGGGGCTCCTTTGATAGGTCCATTCCTCGGTCGAGCCGTATTTGCTTAAGTCCGTCTTGGTGCTTACCGGCACGCCCCACGCCATCTTTACCTCAACCGGTTTCATGGTGAGAACCAGTTTTTCATTGATGATGTTTTCCACCTTCTCGTCAATATTGCGCCGGTATATCGGGTCGCGTTCGGCAAAGAGCACCCATTCCCTGACCGTTTCCCAGATATTGTCCGAAGGGCTGTATTTGCGGCGTTCGATTACTTTTTCGCCTTTGATAAAAACGATATTATCAATATAGTTATTAACATAGAGCCAGATTTCGTATTTGGTGTACCGGATTTTCATGGTCTCCTTAGGCCTTTCCCAGCCTTTCATAATCCGGAGCTCTTCGGTCAGCATTCCGGGACGGATTTCCTGGCAGCCGATGGCAAAGAGTAAATAAGTTGATAAGAGGATAAGAAAGAAATATTTCATAAAATATAAATCTTTAGTAAGCGGATTAAGCCGATTCAGCCCCACTCTTCCCGCTTCGCGGGATTCGGGGACGCCCGATTAACAATTATTACTTGAATGGGCGCAGATTTTTCTATATCTATTATCAGTTCAATCCATTTACTTTACTGATTCTATCATTCCCCCAGTAAAAGGCAACAAATTTTAATAGACAATCGATCCGAATAAAAGTAAAATGACTTCTCTATGATAAAACGCCATAAAACAAGAGCAGTCTGGATTGGCAAGGTCAAAGTCGGCGGCGGCGTCCCGGTCTCCGTCCAGTCCATGACCAAGACCAAAACCGAGGATATAAAATCCACGGTCCGCCAAATCCGCGAACTCGAGGATTTGGGATGCCAGATTATACGCCTGGCAATCCCGCGGATGAGCTCGGCGCAGGCGATTTCCAAGATAAAGAAACAAATTCATATACCGATAGAGGCGGATATACATTTTAATCCGGAACTGGCTTTGGAAGTAATAAAGCAGGGGGTGAATTCCGTCCGCCTGAATCCGGGAAATACCACAAACAAAGATGCGATAAGGGAAGTGGTGGCTCAAGCCAAGAAGCGGGAAATACCGATTCGGGTAGGGCTTAATTCCGGTTCGGTGTGGGGTTATAAGGGTAAAACGGGTAACACGATGGAGCAAAAACTGGTAGCCTGCGCGATAGAATTCAGCCGGTTCCTGGAATCGCTCAAGTTCCGTGATATCATGGTATCATTAAAGGCGTCCGATGTCGTTTCCACGATTAACGCCTATAGATTAATCGCCCAGAAAACTGATTATCCCTTACATCTTGGCGTGACCGCGGCCGGGCCGTTAAACAGTTCGATAATAAAATCCGCAATCGGAATCGGCTCGCTCCTGGCGGACGGCATCGGAGATACGATAAGGGTTTCGATAACCGGCACGCCGCATGA contains:
- the ispG gene encoding flavodoxin-dependent (E)-4-hydroxy-3-methylbut-2-enyl-diphosphate synthase, translating into MIKRHKTRAVWIGKVKVGGGVPVSVQSMTKTKTEDIKSTVRQIRELEDLGCQIIRLAIPRMSSAQAISKIKKQIHIPIEADIHFNPELALEVIKQGVNSVRLNPGNTTNKDAIREVVAQAKKREIPIRVGLNSGSVWGYKGKTGNTMEQKLVACAIEFSRFLESLKFRDIMVSLKASDVVSTINAYRLIAQKTDYPLHLGVTAAGPLNSSIIKSAIGIGSLLADGIGDTIRVSITGTPHDEVRIGHEILESLGLAKRRKPEIIACPTCGRCEIDIVKIVKQVESLIKNPKSEIRNPKLKIAIMGCVVNGPGEAREADIGIAGGKDFAFLFKHGKRIRKVPSGKIVPEFIKEIKKL